The nucleotide window GTTCCTTCGACGGGTCGCCTTTGTTGAAGGGGCGCTTGTCCACACCGGCGACCTTCTTTTTGTCATCGACCCCCGTCCCTATCAAGCGGCCTTAGACCAAGCAAAAGCGAATCTGGCCCCGCATGAGGCGGCGCTGAATATCGCCCGGCAGAATGTCGCTCGGTATCGTCCTCTGGTCGAAAAACATGCCATCAGCCAACAGCAGCTCGATACGGCAATCGCCCAGGCTGAACAAGAAGCAGCGAATGTGGAGGCGCGCGGGCGCAGGTGGCGCAGGCGCAGCTGAGCCTAGACTATACGAAAATTACAGCTCCCCTGACCGGTTGGATCGGTCCCGCACAGGCGAAGATCGGCGCGCTGGTCCAGCAAGGAAATACATTGCTCGACACGGTTTATAGCATTGATCCGATTTATGTCACCTTCAGTGTGAGCGAGCAGAGCTACCTTCAATACCGCCAGAGAACGAAGGCGCGTCCATCCGTTTCGTGCCCGGCCGGAGGATATCGGGCGTTTTTACGTCCGGAGCACAAAGGGGAATATGGTTCCCCTCAGCACGGTGACCCAACCCCGCGCGGC belongs to Candidatus Manganitrophaceae bacterium and includes:
- a CDS encoding biotin/lipoyl-binding protein, with the translated sequence MIAAVLLGCSNQGAKGTQGRGPAGPPPVVIVSPAAQRSIPIYGEFVGQTEAVNTVEIRSQVTGFLRRVAFVEGALVHTGDLLFVIDPRPYQAALDQAKANLAPHEAALNIARQNVARYRPLVEKHAISQQQLDTAIAQAEQEAANVEARGRRWRRRS